In Gordonia sp. SL306, the genomic window TGCATCCCCGGCGACACCATCTGCAACGGCGCACCGGTGGGACAGCCCAACGCGCTGCACGTGCTCTACACCGTCAACGGCATGCCGCTGGACGCCGCACACTACGTGGTCGGACGGCTGTAGAGCCTGACCGTCGGCGTTTCTCGCCCACTCCGATGAGTTCCTCGGTCGCGCCTGGTCACAACTGTTGACCGGCGCGACCGAGGAGGCTCCACCATGGGAAAAGTCATCACGCACATGACGATGTCGCTCGACGGCTTCATCGCCGACCCGAACGACGATCCGGGCGAGCTGTTCGCCTGGTACGACGCCGGCGAGACGGCGGTGGCCAGCGCGAACGAGGACATCGGATTCCACGTCGACGATGCCGACGCGGACGTCCTCGGCGAGTTGACCGGCAACGCAGGCGCACTGGTGTCCGGACGACGCCTGTTCGACATCACCGATGGTTGGGGCGACAACCACCCGGTCGGCGTCCCGGTCGTCGTCGTCACCCATCACCCGCCCGAGGACGCCACGACCCGGTGGCCGAACACCACCTTCGTCGACGACGTGGCCGGTGCCATCTCACGGGCGCGGCAGATCGCAGGTTCCGCCGATGTGATCATCGCCAGCCCGACGATCATCCAAGAGGCCCTCGACCTCGATCTGGTCGACGAGATCTGCGTCAGCCTCGTACCGGTGCTCTTCGGCGAGGGGATCCGCTACTTCGGCCCGCTGGCGAACGGCCATCGGCTCCTCGCAGACCCGACGGTCGTCCCCGGTCGCCGCGCCACCCACCTGCGTTATGTCACCGCCGCCAGAACAGATGATGCGTGACCGCACCGCCCGGACTCGGCACGACGTCGCAGCGATAGCGATCGAGCAGCTCGTCGGGTGACTCCCAGAGTCGCACGCCGGACCCGAGCTCGACCTCGTTTGCCACCGCCACGTGCAAGGTGTCGACCAGGCCGGCGTCGAGGAATTCCCGCACAGTGGTCGCGCCGCCGCCGAGCCGCACATCCTTGCCGTCGGCGGCGGCCTTCGCTTTGTCGAGGGCCGTCGCCGGGTCGTCGTCGATGAAGTGGAACGTCGTATCCGACAAGGTGAACGACGGTCGCAGGTGATGGGTCAGGACGAACACCGGCGTGTGGAACGGCGGCTCGTCGCCCCACCAGCCGAGCCAGCTGTGATCCTCCCAGGGTCCGCGGTACGGGCTGAACTTGTTGCTGCCCATGATCTCGGCACCGATGTTGTGGGAGAAGTCGCGGGTCAGGTAGTCGTCGAGCCCGCGGGTGCCGCCGGAGTCGGTGCGGTTGGGCCAACTCGCTGTCTTGATCACCCACGACATCAACGTCGCCGGATCGGCATGACCGAACGGCCGTTCGAGGCTCTGTCCGTCACCGGCCCCGAAGCCGTCGCGCGACACCGTGAAGTTCTGGACTTTCAGTAGCTGACCCATTCGACAATCCTGCACTCTCGACGTAGCTGACGATGGTCAGACTGCCCGAGTCCGGGGAAATCATCGGCCCGTCACGAGTTCCCTCGCCGCCGCTCGTCGTGGTCCGGCGACGCAGGCCGCGCGAGGGGGTGGTCGGTCGTCTCGAGAAAATCGAGCAACTCGAGAACACTGTCGCGTCGATCCGGCGGGAGGCGGGCGATCGCCACCGCCATCATCCACAGATCGTGGTCGACGTCGAGCCGCGCGGTCCGGATCTCGTCGCCGGAGGCCGGTGTCTCGCCGGCTTCTGCGAAATACTCGGGAGTGACGCCGAACCCGGCGGCGATGGCGATGACGGTCTCCACCGATGGATGCACGATATGACCAGACCGGACGGCCGACAGAGTGCCGACGTCGAGGCGGTGGCCCCGCTCGCGAGCGCGCCCCACCACTTCCGCAGCCGTCAGGTCCGGCCAGAACTCGAAGAGCGCCTCGATGCGGTCAGGGATCACCGACACTGCCCACCCCCATCGAAGAATTCCCCTCGTCGAATTTCAGCGTGAAGCCAGCAAATCATAGACAAGGGCGTTTAACATCGTCGGGGTCATGGCCGGGTGCGCAGCCCCGGCTCGGCCCCTGTTCGACCAGATACGGCGGGCGGTGACGGTAGCTGCGGCGATCGCAAAAGCCGCGGCAGCCGTGACGAGTGCCCAGGACACGCGTTGAACGAAGCCGGGCGCCCCGCTAGAACCCGTCGCCACGGCGAAGGTCGCGACCCCCAGCGCGGCCCCGATCTGCCGGGCCGTGTTGGAGGCTCCCGAGGCGGCTCCGGGAGTTGTCGGGGTGGCCTCGATCGCGGCCGTGACGATTGCCGGCGTCAGTATCCCCAAACCGATTCCCCACACCACGAATCCCGCCGTCACGACGGGACGATCGAGCGAGTCCGTGGTCGAGGCGATCACGACGAATCCGATGGCCGACATCGTGATTCCGATGGCGGAGGTCGGCCACGTGCCGAACCGCGCCGTCATCCGCGCCGAAACCGTGCCCAACAACGGCAGCGGGAGCAACGCGGGCAACAAGACCAGGCCGGTCGCCAGTGGGCTCAGATGGTGAACGGACTGCAGGAGCTGGGTGAGGACGAACAGCGTCCCGAGCACGCAGGCGTTCATCAATCCAGCGACGAGGCAGGCCGCGATCAGTTGTCTCCTCGCGGATCGTTCGACCCGGAGTAACGTTGTGTGCGTTCGCCGTTCGATGCTCACGAACCCAACCGACGCGGCAACGGCCACACTCAGGGCGATGACGGCGTCCGTCGGCGACGAGCGGAGGCGCAACACCGCCACGGTAGCGGCGGCGATCGCGACGGCCAGCACCACGGCGCCCGCCCAATCCACCCGATCGTCGCCGACCGGATTGTAATTTCCTTGGGGCGCAGCGGGTTTGGACCGCGCGATCACCACGCCCGTCGCAGCGATCACCGGCACGTTCACCCAGAACACCGACACCCATCCCCACTCCTGCACGAGGAAGCCACCGATCACCGGACCCGCGGGGACCGCCGCCCCGCCGACGGCCGCCCACACACCGACCAGCCGGGTGCGCTGCCGATCGTCGACAGCAGACTCGGTCAGCATGGCCAACGTGCCCGGGAGCATCACGGCCGCCGCCATACCCTGGACGAAACGGCCGAGGATCAGCACCGACAGCCCGGACGCCAACGCACACAGCACCGATGCCGCGCCGAACCCGATCAGTCCGACGAGCACCACCCGCCGGTGGCCGACACGATCGCCGATCGCCCCGGCCGGCAGGAGCAGAGCCGCGAGCGGCACGGTGTAGGCGTCGACGATCGAGGCGAGTCCGGCGCCCTGCGCCGACAACGCGTGACCGATGGAAGGTAGCGCCACATTCACGACGGTGACGTCGAGCAACACCAGGAAATACCCACCACAGAGGGCGACGACGACCGACTGGCGCAGACGAGAGATCTCAGCCATTCGCCCATCGTGGTCCCGCGACGTTTCAGCCGACGTCGAAGTATCTCCGTCGTATCGTCGAACCATGAGCACTGCACGAGAGGTGCCGACCGGCGGTGAACCCGACCTCGCGGTGGTCGCCGCGGGGTTCGCCGATCCGCGGCGAATCCGAGTGCTGATGGCGCTGGCGGACGGCCGGGCACTACCCGCCGGACGTCTCGCTGCAGAGGCCGGCGTGGCCGCCTCCACGATCAGCAATCACCTGTCCCGACTTCGCGATCAAGGTCTCGTCATCGCGGAACAGCATGGCCGCCACCGCTACTATCGGCTGTCCACTCCGGATGTCGACGGCGTGCTGGAGGCGCTGGCCCGCCTGGCACCGCGCGAACCCATCACTTCGCTGCGTCAGCACACCCGAGCGCATGCCCTCCGCAAGGGGCGCACCTGTTACCAGCACCTGGCCGGACAGCTCGGCGTGGATGTGTTCCAAGCCCTGCTCGACCGCCGCTGGGTCGTCGGCGGCGACGGTCACCACCACCCCGACACCGACGACAGGCTCTCCGCGCCCGGCCACGCGATCGACTATCGCCTCACCCCGGAAGGAGCCGCGGCACTGTCCGATTGGGGCCTGCCCCAACGACTCCTACGTGTCGACACCACGCTGCGGTACTGCACCGACTGGACCGAGCAGGCCCATCACCTCGCCGGCGCGCACGGCAGCGCGCTCGCCACGTTTCTCTTCGAACAGGGATGGATCGCTCGCGGGACCACACCGCGCAGTGTGGCGGTCACCGAATCGGGGCGCCCGCACCTCGACCGGCTGTGCGACACAGCCTGATTCCCGCCGGAGCCACCTCACTCGGGCCGCAGGTGCGCGAACAGGACGTCGAGCACGGCTTCGAGATGAGCCGTATCCCCCGTCGTCCGGAGAACTGTCACCCCTCCCTGGATACCGGCGATCATCGCTGCCGCGACACCATCAGCGTCCACACCGGGGCGAGCGACCCCGCTCGATTGAAGTGCGGTGATCCCCTGTCGCACATGGCCCTGCCATCGCTGGAGCAACGCCGTCGCCACGTCGGCAGCGCCCTGCGCCGCACCCACTTGACTCATCAGAGCGGCAAGTGGGCAGTGCGGCCCCTGCGCCCGATACCGTGCGACGAGCACCTCCCGCCAGCGCTCCCACGCCTCCCAGGTGTCCAGGGTGCCCAGATACGGTTGCTGGTCCTCCAGCACCCGGTCCGCCTCGTGCCGGGCGACCTCCAACCAGAGTTCTTCCTTTCCCCCCGGGAAGTAATGGAAGAGTTGACTCTTGCTGGTCCTGGTGACGGCGCGGACGTCGTCGAGGGTGACGCCGCCCGGGTCGCCCTGCCGCAGATACGCGGCAGTCTCCTCGACGATCCGTTTGCGGGTCGCCCGCCCCTTCGCCGTCAATGCCATACCACCACCCTACGGATTTTCTGGACTTGCTGGTCCAAAAATACGCGCCTACCGTCGCGGACATGCAGCGACTCAACGGCAGGACCGCACTGATCACCGGCTCGACCAGCAACATCGGCCGTGCCATCGCTTACCGCTTCGCCGATGAAGGAGCGCATGTCATCGTGTCCGGTCGAGACCCCGACCGTGGCCAGTCGGTGATCGAGCACATCCGCGACCGGGGAGGCCGCGCCGATTTTGTCCGGGCCGACCTCGACGGCAGTTCGTCCGCGAGTGCAACACTTGCCCGCGAGGCAGTATCGGCGGCCGGCGGTCGACTCGACATCCTCGTGAACAACGCTGGGATTTTTCCCTCCTCCACCACCAGAACCGTCGACGACGACACCTTTGATCGGGTGTACGGCGTCAACGTGAAGGCGCCGTTCTTCCTCGTGCAAGCGCTCGTCCCGACGATGTCCGCCTCCGGGGGCGGCGTCATCGTCAATCTCGGGAGTTGGGTGGCCAGGCTCGGTATCGGTTCGGGAGCCCTGTATGCGTCGAGCAAGGGCGCACTCGAAACCCTCACGCGTGCATGGTCTGCGGAGTTCCGTGCAGACAACATCCGGGTCAACGCGGTCTCGCCCGGCGTCATCCGCACACCTGATCTGGACTCTGACGCCGTGTACCCCGGGGAGGCCCTGATGATCGGTACGCCTGCCGGCCGCGCGGGCCACCCCGACGCGATCGCGGCCGCGGCGGCCTATCTGGCATCCGACGATGCGGAGTTCGTCCACGGCACCGTCGTCGACGTCGACGGCGGACGTGTCGGCGTCGCGGTCGTCACCGGGAACTGAAATATCCAGCGTGGATTTCTCGGCGAGGCGCCGCGGAGGTTCATGTCGCTGCGGCCTCGGCGGTGATGAGTTCGACCAGGATGTCGGCGTGACCGGCATGACGAGCGATCTCCTCGATCATGTGCAGGAGGAGCCACCGCACGCTCACGTCCGCACCGTGCGAGTTCTGGAAGGTGTCGGACATGTCGTATGCGGACACGATCTCCCGCGACTGCGCGCTGGCACTCCGGAACTCGTCGACGACGTCGTCGAGCGACCGGCCGTCGGGGATGGCGAAGCTCGCCTCCCCCGGGGTGGCCGGTCCGCTGCAGTCCTCTTTCGATCGTCCGTCCAGGATGTGCTGAAACCAGAAACGTTCCGCTGCCGCACCGTGTCTGAGCAGGCCGATCGGGGTCGTCGCCGACGGCACGCGTCGCGACCGCGACGCCGCGTCCGAGAGTCGGACGACGGACTCGATCAACGCCTCACGGTTGCGGTCGAGCATGTTCTCCAACAGGGTCCGTTCATCTCCGCTGATGATGCGTTCCATCGACTGATCCACTTCGCCGGGGTACGTGACGGCGCCCAGCCTAATGCGATCGCGGATTACCCGGCGGGCTCCCACACGATGCCGTCCGGGTCGGTGAACGACGCACCGGAGCTGCCAACCAGCAGCCGGTGCGACCCACTGCCCTCCGCATCCACCCCGGCATCCTTGGCCGCGGCGCGCCGGCCGTAGAGTGCCAGCTTCACCGAACCGGGCTCGCTTGCGAACTCGACGTACTTGCGGCCGAAGCTCTTCGCGACGTCGAGTCCCTGCTCGACGTAGAACTTCTTACTCGCGGCCACGTCGTCGGCGCCGATGAGGAGCACGATGTCGTCGACCTGCCGGGCCGGGGCTCCGGCTGCCTTCTTGTTCGACGTCGCGACCTTCCAGATGGCGCCGTCCGGCGCCTGCACCACGCCGCCATAGCCCCAGAACGACTTCTTGGCGGGCTTGATCTCGGTGGCACCTGCGTCGAGAGCGGGCATGATCAGCGAATCGACGACGCCGGGATCGGCGACGACGAGGGACAGGACGAATCCTCGGAAGCCGGTGGTCGGCTGTTCGGCCGTCCGGAACCGGAGTCGATCGCCCAGCCCGAAGGCTTTGTCGTAGAAGGTCTCCGCGGCGGCGGTATCAGGAACGTCGAGGGTGATGGCGGTGATTGTTGTCATGCGTATGACGTTAGGCCCGGGCGTGCCGGAAGACTTCTCGATTCCTGCTCGATCATGGCCGAGCAGTGTGGTGCGTCGTCAGCCCGCAAACCCGCTGCGAAACGGCCGAAAGAAGTCTCGCAGTTCCTGCGCGTACTGCTCGGGCTGTTCGAACGGCGCGAAATGCCCACCGTGTTCCGGCTCCGTCACGCTGACGACGTTCGCCATTCGTTCGAGCCAGGCCCGCGGCGGCTTGAGCACATCACCGCCGAACAGTGCGAAGCCCGACGGCACGTCCACGTGTCGGGTGTACTGATCGAGCGGGATCGCGGCATTGGCGTGGTACATCCGCATCGACGATCCGATGCTGCCGGTCACCCAGTACTGGGTGAGCAGGGTCAGGATCTCGTCCTTCGTGAACGCCGTCTCGACGTCACCGCCGCAGTCGCTCCATGCACGCAGCTTCTCGACGATCCACGCCGCGAGTCCGGCAGGCGAGTCGGTGAGACCGACCGCGGCGGTGACCGGCTTGGTGCTGTGCATCGCCGCATACGCACCTTCGGTGCGCGCCCACACCGTCCCCGTCTCGATCCACGCGCGTTCGGCGTCGTCGAGTTCTTCCGGATCTCCCCAGTACCTGGGCAAGCCGGCGTCCATGCGGTGCACGGCGACGACACGTTCGGGTTGGTCGAGCGCGAGGTACCTGCTGACATGACTGCCCATGTCGCCACCCGCCGTGCCGAACTCGTCATATCCGAGCTCGGTCATGAGTTCCGCCCACAGCATGGCCACCGCGATCGAATCGTACGCATGGGCCGGGTGATCGGAATATCCGAAGCCGGGCATGTCGGGCACGATCACGTCGAAGGCATCGGCGGGATCGCCACCGTGTGCCCCGGGGTCACTCAGCAACGGGATCACCTTGAGGTACCGCCAGAACGAGTCCGGCCAACCGTGGTTGAGCAGCAGGGGCATCACCGGTCCGGCGCGGTCCGCCGCGCGGGCATGGATGACATGTATCCCGAGGCCACCGACCTCGACCCGCAGGTTCGGGAGTCGGTCGATCTCGGATTCCTGTGCCGACCAATCGAATTCGTCGGCCCAGTAGCTGATCAGCTTCCGGAGGTAATCGACGTCGGCGCCCAGTGACCAGCCCGCGGGAGAGTCGGGCCATCGGGTCGCCCTCAGCCGCGTGCGGAGATCCTCGACGACCTGCGGATCCGTTCGCAGCGACATCGGCCGTGGGCCGGCGCTCACAGCGTAGGCCAGTCCGTTGGACCGCTGGAACCGGCCGGATACTCGTCGATCGGGACCTGATCGGAGCGCCACGCGTCGAGGATCGGCGCGACGATCCGCCAGCATTGCTCCGCGGTGTCGCCACGCACCGCGAGAGTTGCGTCGCCGTCGAGGATCCCGGACAACACCTCGGCGTAGGCCCGCGGCGATCCGACCCCCAGATCGGCGTCGAGTTCGGTCGCCTTCAGATCGAACGGGTGCGAACCGTCGTGCACGTTGAGCCGCAAGGACATCGTGTCCGGACCGAAGGAGAACCGGAGTACGTTGCTCGCCGCCTCACCGCGAAACTGTTCCGGCAGGTGACGGACCGGACGGAAGGTGAGGGCGATCTCCTTGACCGCCGGTTCGATCGCCTTGCCCGACCGCAGGGTGAAGGGCACACCTGCCCAGCGGGCGGTGCACACCTCGAACGTCGCCTCGGCGAGTGTCTCGGTGTCACGTGCCGGATCGACGCCTTCCTCGTCGGTGTAGGACGGCAGCCGATGGCCATTCACCTCGCCCGCGGTATAGCGCGCCCGATGGGACGCACGGACGGGATCGCCCTGCCAGACCCGGGTGGCGCGCAGCGCGGCCGCCGTGGCATCGCGCAGATCTCGCTCGGCCAACGACGCGGGAGAATCCATCGCCACCACCGAGAGGAGTTCCAGCAAATGGCTCTGCAACATGTCGATGAACGCGCCCGCTTTGTCGTAATAGCCTGCGCGGCCTTCGAGGCCGAGTGTCTCGTCGTAGCGTATGAGGACGGACTCGATGTGATCGGCCGACCAGACCGGCTCGAACACACGGTTGGCGAACCGCACCCCGATCAGGTCCAGCAGGATGGACTGCCCCAGGAAGTGATCGACGCGGAACACCTGGTTCTCCGGGACGAGGCGGGCCAGGGTCTGGTTGAAGGCGTGGGCGCTCGCCTCATCGGTGCCGAACGGCTTCTCGAGAGCGAGGATGGTGCCGGACGGCACCTCCACGTCCGTCATGGCCTCACACGATGCCTGTGCGATGGCGGGCGGAACGGCGAAGTAGAGGATCGGTCGGCCCTGCGCCGACCCGAGGATCGTGCGAAGCCCATCCGCGGAGCCGAGGTCCGCCTGCAGGTAGGTCGTCGAGTCGGCGAGACGGGCGGCGGCCGGCGCCGGCCCGTCACCGAACGCTTCG contains:
- a CDS encoding ArsR/SmtB family transcription factor, which codes for MSTAREVPTGGEPDLAVVAAGFADPRRIRVLMALADGRALPAGRLAAEAGVAASTISNHLSRLRDQGLVIAEQHGRHRYYRLSTPDVDGVLEALARLAPREPITSLRQHTRAHALRKGRTCYQHLAGQLGVDVFQALLDRRWVVGGDGHHHPDTDDRLSAPGHAIDYRLTPEGAAALSDWGLPQRLLRVDTTLRYCTDWTEQAHHLAGAHGSALATFLFEQGWIARGTTPRSVAVTESGRPHLDRLCDTA
- a CDS encoding SDR family NAD(P)-dependent oxidoreductase; the protein is MQRLNGRTALITGSTSNIGRAIAYRFADEGAHVIVSGRDPDRGQSVIEHIRDRGGRADFVRADLDGSSSASATLAREAVSAAGGRLDILVNNAGIFPSSTTRTVDDDTFDRVYGVNVKAPFFLVQALVPTMSASGGGVIVNLGSWVARLGIGSGALYASSKGALETLTRAWSAEFRADNIRVNAVSPGVIRTPDLDSDAVYPGEALMIGTPAGRAGHPDAIAAAAAYLASDDAEFVHGTVVDVDGGRVGVAVVTGN
- a CDS encoding glucose-6-phosphate dehydrogenase, whose product is MAETTLFILGATGDLTSRLLLPALEQLLALEPERDVRLVGVGRREVSDDQWRDRVREAFGDGPAPAAARLADSTTYLQADLGSADGLRTILGSAQGRPILYFAVPPAIAQASCEAMTDVEVPSGTILALEKPFGTDEASAHAFNQTLARLVPENQVFRVDHFLGQSILLDLIGVRFANRVFEPVWSADHIESVLIRYDETLGLEGRAGYYDKAGAFIDMLQSHLLELLSVVAMDSPASLAERDLRDATAAALRATRVWQGDPVRASHRARYTAGEVNGHRLPSYTDEEGVDPARDTETLAEATFEVCTARWAGVPFTLRSGKAIEPAVKEIALTFRPVRHLPEQFRGEAASNVLRFSFGPDTMSLRLNVHDGSHPFDLKATELDADLGVGSPRAYAEVLSGILDGDATLAVRGDTAEQCWRIVAPILDAWRSDQVPIDEYPAGSSGPTDWPTL
- a CDS encoding dihydrofolate reductase family protein, giving the protein MGQLLKVQNFTVSRDGFGAGDGQSLERPFGHADPATLMSWVIKTASWPNRTDSGGTRGLDDYLTRDFSHNIGAEIMGSNKFSPYRGPWEDHSWLGWWGDEPPFHTPVFVLTHHLRPSFTLSDTTFHFIDDDPATALDKAKAAADGKDVRLGGGATTVREFLDAGLVDTLHVAVANEVELGSGVRLWESPDELLDRYRCDVVPSPGGAVTHHLFWRR
- a CDS encoding DinB family protein → MERIISGDERTLLENMLDRNREALIESVVRLSDAASRSRRVPSATTPIGLLRHGAAAERFWFQHILDGRSKEDCSGPATPGEASFAIPDGRSLDDVVDEFRSASAQSREIVSAYDMSDTFQNSHGADVSVRWLLLHMIEEIARHAGHADILVELITAEAAAT
- a CDS encoding dihydrofolate reductase family protein, whose translation is MGKVITHMTMSLDGFIADPNDDPGELFAWYDAGETAVASANEDIGFHVDDADADVLGELTGNAGALVSGRRLFDITDGWGDNHPVGVPVVVVTHHPPEDATTRWPNTTFVDDVAGAISRARQIAGSADVIIASPTIIQEALDLDLVDEICVSLVPVLFGEGIRYFGPLANGHRLLADPTVVPGRRATHLRYVTAARTDDA
- a CDS encoding epoxide hydrolase family protein, producing the protein MSAGPRPMSLRTDPQVVEDLRTRLRATRWPDSPAGWSLGADVDYLRKLISYWADEFDWSAQESEIDRLPNLRVEVGGLGIHVIHARAADRAGPVMPLLLNHGWPDSFWRYLKVIPLLSDPGAHGGDPADAFDVIVPDMPGFGYSDHPAHAYDSIAVAMLWAELMTELGYDEFGTAGGDMGSHVSRYLALDQPERVVAVHRMDAGLPRYWGDPEELDDAERAWIETGTVWARTEGAYAAMHSTKPVTAAVGLTDSPAGLAAWIVEKLRAWSDCGGDVETAFTKDEILTLLTQYWVTGSIGSSMRMYHANAAIPLDQYTRHVDVPSGFALFGGDVLKPPRAWLERMANVVSVTEPEHGGHFAPFEQPEQYAQELRDFFRPFRSGFAG
- a CDS encoding TetR/AcrR family transcriptional regulator gives rise to the protein MALTAKGRATRKRIVEETAAYLRQGDPGGVTLDDVRAVTRTSKSQLFHYFPGGKEELWLEVARHEADRVLEDQQPYLGTLDTWEAWERWREVLVARYRAQGPHCPLAALMSQVGAAQGAADVATALLQRWQGHVRQGITALQSSGVARPGVDADGVAAAMIAGIQGGVTVLRTTGDTAHLEAVLDVLFAHLRPE
- a CDS encoding MFS transporter — encoded protein: MAEISRLRQSVVVALCGGYFLVLLDVTVVNVALPSIGHALSAQGAGLASIVDAYTVPLAALLLPAGAIGDRVGHRRVVLVGLIGFGAASVLCALASGLSVLILGRFVQGMAAAVMLPGTLAMLTESAVDDRQRTRLVGVWAAVGGAAVPAGPVIGGFLVQEWGWVSVFWVNVPVIAATGVVIARSKPAAPQGNYNPVGDDRVDWAGAVVLAVAIAAATVAVLRLRSSPTDAVIALSVAVAASVGFVSIERRTHTTLLRVERSARRQLIAACLVAGLMNACVLGTLFVLTQLLQSVHHLSPLATGLVLLPALLPLPLLGTVSARMTARFGTWPTSAIGITMSAIGFVVIASTTDSLDRPVVTAGFVVWGIGLGILTPAIVTAAIEATPTTPGAASGASNTARQIGAALGVATFAVATGSSGAPGFVQRVSWALVTAAAAFAIAAATVTARRIWSNRGRAGAAHPAMTPTMLNALVYDLLASR
- a CDS encoding glyoxalase; protein product: MTTITAITLDVPDTAAAETFYDKAFGLGDRLRFRTAEQPTTGFRGFVLSLVVADPGVVDSLIMPALDAGATEIKPAKKSFWGYGGVVQAPDGAIWKVATSNKKAAGAPARQVDDIVLLIGADDVAASKKFYVEQGLDVAKSFGRKYVEFASEPGSVKLALYGRRAAAKDAGVDAEGSGSHRLLVGSSGASFTDPDGIVWEPAG